A genomic region of Rhipicephalus sanguineus isolate Rsan-2018 chromosome 1, BIME_Rsan_1.4, whole genome shotgun sequence contains the following coding sequences:
- the LOC125758004 gene encoding uncharacterized protein K02A2.6-like has protein sequence MAAARIQRWALILAAYDYRWVYRKASEIQNADALSRLPLRDKAEESEGVYFFSVLDEAPLSAREIRSETRKDRLLSKVLFFTQNGWPAHVSDDDLSPYFVRRNELSVDQECVTWGNRVVIPASLRQKVLEMLHEGHPGMTRMKMLARSHVWWPRLTLDIEQAVKECITCQLSQNAAARVPLMSWGWPTRRWQRVHLDFAQRDQHFFLVLMDAHSKWVEVFVMTTTTSEKTVEKLRGVFAAYGLPEEIVTDNGPQFTSQHFATFLSRNGIRHSKSPPYHPVSNGSAERCVQTVKKDLFKQILDEERKGDKKSMQHRIDQFLFSYRNTPSSTTGETPAQIFLSWQPRTRLSLLHPDMEQRMREKGEQAKLHADQKRRPWRDFSEGDQVLVKGLRPDDDKWLLGTIAQRCSACTYIVRVGDEDRYVHADNLRLRTFQENRSWLKAAGTVLDGPRVENKGPLFRDTREPTSTSTPTRLNDQDQPASNLTSPAAESAGSSTEPSPGLLHDSGPTLDSGPHNGDPSGQSTPQLRRSTRLRRPPDRYVP, from the coding sequence ATGGCAGCAGCACGGATACAGCGGTGGGCCTTAATTCTTGCAGCGTATGACTACCGATGGGTCTACCGAAAGGCAAGCGAAATCCAAAATGCCGATGCCCTTTCACGGCTACCGCTCCGAGACAAAGCAGAGGAGTCTGAGGGCGTTTATTTCTTTTCGGTGCTAGACGAGGCTCCATTGTCGGCAAGGGAAATCAGATCGGAAACGCGTAAAGATCGATTGCTGTCCAAAGTGTTGTTTTTTACGCAGAACGGGTGGCCTGCGCATGTGTCGGACGACGATCTTTCACCATACTTCGTTCGCCGTAACGAACTGTCGGTAGACCAAGAGTGCGTAACATGGGGCAATCGCGTGGTTATACCAGCTTCGTTGCGACAGAAGGTTCTAGAAATGCTGCACGAAGGTCACCCAGGGATGACTCGAATGAAAATGCTGGCAAGGAGTCATGTCTGGTGGCCTCGCTTAACGCTAGACATAGAGCAAGCGGTGAAAGAGTGCATCACTTGTCAGTTGTCACAGAATGCGGCAGCTAGAGTGCCACTAATGTCATGGGGCTGGCCAACACGTAGATGGCAGCGAGTTCATCTAGATTTTGCGCAAAGGGACCAGCATTTCTTTTTGGTCCTAATGGACGCTCATTCGAAGTGGGTTGAGGTGTTTGTcatgacaacaacaacaagtgAAAAGACAGTAGAGAAGTTGCGAGGTGTTTTTGCGGCCTACGGACTACCAGAGGAGATCGTCACCGACAACGGGCCCCAATTCACATCGCAGCACTTCGCAACATTCCTGAGCAGGAATGGAATTCGTCATTCCAAATCTCCTCCCTATCACCCAGTTTCGAATGGTAGCGCCGAACGGTGCGTTCAGACCGTCAAGAAGGACTTGTTTAAACAGATActagacgaagaaagaaaaggagacaaGAAGTCCATGCAACATCGCATAGACCAATTTCTCTTCAGTTATCGCAACACCCCGTCCAGCACCACTGGTGAGACCCCGGCCCAGATCTTCTTGTCATGGCAGCCAAGAACCAGGCTGAGTCTGCTGCACCCGGACATGGAACAACGCATGCGCGAAAAGGGGGAGCAGGCGAAGCTCCACGCAGACCAGAAACGAAGGCCATGGAGAGACTTTTCGGAAGGCGACCAGGTTTTGGTAAAAGGACTCCGCCCGGACGACGACAAATGGCTGTTGGGTACAATTGCTCAGCGGTGCAGCGCATGCACGTACATTGTTCGCGTCGGAGACGAGGACCGATACGTTCACGCTGATAACCTGCGACTGCGTACATTTCAGGAGAACCGGAGCTGGCTTAAGGCGGCGGGAACCGTACTGGACGGGCCGAGAGTGGAAAACAAGGGTCCGCTCTTCAGGGACACTAGAGAGCCCACCTCGACCAGCACGCCTACTCGGCTCAACGATCAGGACCAACCAGCATCGAACTTGACGTCACCAGCAGCTGAATCGGCAGGGTCTTCTACCGAGCCGTCTCCGGGCCTTCTACACGACAGCGGTCCGACGCTCGACAGTGGTCCCCATAACGGCGACCCCTCGGGACAATCAACACCGCAGCTTCGACGTTCTACCCGGTTGAGGCGACCGCCAGACCGTTACGTGCCGTGA